The following are encoded together in the Variovorax sp. PBS-H4 genome:
- a CDS encoding branched-chain amino acid ABC transporter ATP-binding protein/permease: protein MTFRSWVLAAVAVAAAAGVALFASSYYVTLASFVLLYATVALGLTLMTGFAGLISFGQAAFVGIGAYAAGYLAVAHGVPGWATLLAGVALATLAAAAIGALTLSMGGHYLSLATLAWGVVVYYGLGIVEPLGGFNGLSGTPALTLFGFDFASERSMFCLIALGFALAFWLVRNLLDSRLGRAVRALRAGGDLPEAFGAHAFRLKVAVFCTAAGLAGMAGWLYVYMQRFLNPTPFGLQMSIEYLFMAVMGGVGALWGALAGAGLVVVLKQVLQDVLPALLGRSGNFEMAVFGLLMLLILARANAGLWPLLARWTRATPAAPLRPVPRGEPAVLHAPAGRASGAPGEVLLRVDGAEKRFGGLVAVNRVSFEVRGGEIVALLGPNGAGKSTLFNLITGLLPASAGAITLRGQRIDALGARHVAARGVARTFQHVKLVADMSVRDNAALGCHLLGRDGWLRAMLRLDRREEAAIEAMALAQLRRCGLEDLADAPAASLPLGKQRVLEIARALCARPQLLLLDEPAAGLRHQEKKTLAALLKQLRGEGVTVLIVDHDMEFIMDIADRLVVMQFGQKIAEGEAQAVRDDPRVQQAYLGSAA from the coding sequence ATGACCTTTCGTTCCTGGGTGCTCGCGGCCGTCGCCGTGGCGGCCGCCGCCGGCGTAGCGCTGTTCGCCTCGAGCTACTACGTCACGCTCGCGAGCTTCGTGCTGCTCTACGCCACGGTGGCGCTGGGGCTCACCTTGATGACCGGCTTCGCGGGCCTGATCTCCTTCGGGCAGGCGGCCTTCGTCGGCATCGGCGCCTACGCGGCCGGCTACCTCGCGGTGGCGCACGGCGTGCCGGGCTGGGCCACGCTGCTGGCCGGCGTCGCTCTCGCCACGCTGGCGGCCGCAGCCATCGGCGCGCTCACGCTCTCGATGGGCGGGCACTACCTGTCGCTGGCCACGCTGGCCTGGGGCGTCGTCGTCTATTACGGGCTGGGCATCGTCGAGCCGCTGGGCGGCTTCAACGGCTTGTCGGGCACTCCCGCGCTGACGCTGTTCGGCTTCGACTTCGCCTCGGAGCGTTCGATGTTCTGCCTGATCGCGCTGGGCTTCGCGCTCGCCTTCTGGCTGGTGCGCAACCTGCTCGATTCGCGCCTGGGCCGCGCGGTGCGCGCGCTGCGCGCCGGCGGCGACCTGCCCGAGGCTTTCGGCGCACATGCGTTCCGGCTCAAGGTCGCGGTGTTCTGCACCGCTGCGGGCTTGGCCGGCATGGCGGGCTGGCTCTACGTCTACATGCAGCGCTTCCTCAATCCCACGCCCTTCGGGCTGCAGATGAGCATCGAGTACCTGTTCATGGCGGTGATGGGCGGCGTGGGCGCGTTGTGGGGCGCGCTCGCGGGCGCCGGCCTGGTGGTGGTGCTCAAGCAGGTGCTGCAGGATGTGCTGCCGGCATTGCTCGGCCGCTCGGGCAACTTCGAGATGGCGGTGTTCGGCCTGCTGATGCTGCTGATCCTCGCACGCGCCAACGCGGGGCTGTGGCCGCTGCTCGCGCGCTGGACGCGTGCAACGCCCGCCGCGCCGCTGCGACCCGTGCCGCGCGGCGAACCGGCCGTGCTGCATGCGCCCGCGGGGCGCGCATCCGGCGCGCCGGGCGAGGTGCTGCTGCGCGTCGACGGTGCCGAGAAGCGCTTCGGCGGGCTGGTGGCGGTCAACCGCGTCTCCTTCGAGGTGCGCGGCGGCGAGATCGTCGCGCTGCTCGGGCCCAACGGCGCGGGCAAGAGCACGCTGTTCAACCTGATCACCGGCCTGCTGCCCGCCAGCGCCGGCGCGATCACGCTGCGCGGCCAGCGCATCGATGCGCTCGGCGCGCGCCACGTGGCCGCGCGCGGCGTGGCGCGGACCTTCCAGCACGTGAAGTTGGTGGCCGACATGAGCGTGCGCGACAACGCGGCGCTCGGCTGCCACCTGCTCGGGCGCGATGGCTGGCTGCGAGCCATGCTGCGGCTCGACCGCCGCGAGGAGGCTGCGATCGAGGCCATGGCGCTGGCGCAGCTGCGGCGCTGCGGCCTCGAGGACCTCGCGGACGCGCCCGCCGCCAGCCTGCCGCTGGGCAAGCAGCGCGTCCTGGAAATCGCGCGCGCCCTGTGCGCCCGTCCGCAGCTGCTGCTGCTCGACGAGCCCGCAGCGGGTCTGCGGCACCAGGAGAAGAAGACCCTGGCCGCGCTGCTCAAGCAGCTGCGCGGCGAGGGCGTCACCGTGCTCATCGTGGACCACGACATGGAATTCATCATGGACATCGCCGACCGCCTGGTCGTGATGCAGTTCGGCCAGAAGATCGCCGAGGGCGAGGCGCAGGCGGTGCGCGACGACCCGCGCGTGCAGCAGGCCTACCTCGGGAGCGCGGCATGA
- a CDS encoding Lrp/AsnC family transcriptional regulator, which yields MRKTDSTPLSDAPTRRILDLLQADGRMTVQALADEVGLSSAPCWRRLRELEDSGIIRRFVALVDRNKVGLHGCMFTQISLERHSESVVAAFERAVQATPEILECWVTTGDGDYILKIVVPDPLAFDRFLHRFMLKLEGIRQIKTSVALREVKNDTRLDLTRVPL from the coding sequence ATGCGAAAGACCGATTCGACGCCGCTGTCCGACGCGCCCACCCGCCGCATCCTCGACCTGCTGCAGGCCGATGGCCGCATGACGGTGCAGGCGCTGGCCGACGAGGTGGGCCTGTCCTCGGCGCCCTGCTGGCGCCGGCTGCGCGAGCTCGAGGACAGCGGCATCATCCGCCGCTTCGTGGCGCTGGTCGACCGCAACAAGGTCGGGCTGCATGGCTGCATGTTCACGCAGATCAGCCTGGAGCGGCATTCGGAATCGGTGGTGGCGGCCTTCGAGCGCGCGGTGCAGGCCACACCCGAGATCCTCGAGTGCTGGGTCACGACCGGCGACGGCGACTACATCCTCAAGATCGTGGTGCCCGACCCGCTGGCCTTCGACCGCTTCCTGCACCGCTTCATGCTGAAGCTCGAGGGCATCCGGCAGATCAAGACCTCGGTCGCGCTGCGCGAGGTGAAGAACGACACCCGGCTCGACCTGACGCGGGTGCCGCTCTAG
- a CDS encoding ABC transporter ATP-binding protein, giving the protein MTLEARALCAFHGRIPALHEVDVAVPPSGIVTVVGPNGAGKSTLLAALMGRLPMSGEVRLDGTDLRFVSPERRVAMGLALVPEQRDLFGTMSVADNLELGAFCWRRAGRRAIAAEMGRVYALFPRLGERHAQLAHTLSGGERQMLALGRALMARPRILLLDEPSLGLAPLVVRDIFATVRRLQAQGVAILLVEQNARAAFEVADHAYVLEMGRVSLQGPAAEVARDARVADSYLGRAAAPLAPVESMPPVKRVA; this is encoded by the coding sequence ATGACGCTGGAAGCCCGCGCCCTGTGCGCCTTCCATGGCCGCATCCCGGCGCTGCACGAGGTCGACGTGGCGGTGCCGCCCTCGGGCATCGTCACCGTGGTCGGTCCCAACGGCGCCGGCAAGTCCACGCTGCTGGCCGCGCTCATGGGCCGCCTGCCGATGAGCGGCGAGGTCCGGCTCGACGGCACCGACCTGCGCTTCGTCTCGCCCGAGCGCCGCGTGGCCATGGGCCTGGCGCTGGTGCCCGAGCAGCGCGACCTGTTCGGCACCATGAGCGTGGCCGACAACCTCGAGCTCGGCGCCTTCTGCTGGCGCCGCGCGGGCCGACGGGCGATCGCGGCCGAGATGGGGCGCGTGTACGCGCTGTTCCCGCGCCTGGGCGAGCGGCACGCGCAGCTCGCGCACACGCTCTCGGGCGGCGAGCGGCAGATGCTCGCGCTGGGGCGCGCGCTGATGGCGCGCCCGCGCATCCTGCTGCTCGACGAGCCGAGCCTGGGGCTTGCGCCGCTGGTGGTGCGCGACATCTTCGCGACCGTGCGGCGGCTGCAGGCGCAGGGCGTGGCGATCCTGCTGGTCGAGCAGAACGCGCGCGCCGCCTTCGAGGTGGCCGACCATGCCTACGTGCTCGAGATGGGTCGCGTGAGCTTGCAGGGGCCGGCCGCCGAGGTCGCGCGCGATGCGCGGGTCGCCGACAGCTACCTGGGGCGGGCTGCGGCGCCCTTGGCCCCTGTCGAATCGATGCCGCCGGTCAAGCGGGTGGCCTGA
- a CDS encoding FAD-binding oxidoreductase, whose product MNEASLAPRARPVAAVIRQLRGRFSDRCATGQALRDQHGKDVSFHPLHAPDAVVFAESTEEVSAIARLCHAASVPMIPFGTGTSCEGGVAALHGGICIDLSRMNAVLEIHEADFDCRVQAGVTRKQLNAALHGSGLHFPIDPGADASIGGMVSTRASGTNAVRYGTMRESVMSLEVVLPDGEVVRTGGRARKSAAGYDLTHLFTGAEGTLGIVTEVGLRLHPLPEQIAAARCGFPDLRAAIDAVTAIMQTGVPVGRIEFLDAQQVEACNRYAKLGLPVMPTLFLEFHGAPESVVQQVRVAEELAAEHGGVGFAWADTPEARSRLWQARHDVWWAALALRPGCQGMPTDACVPISRLSEAVLAARADVEELGLTAPMCGHVGDGNFHLCVVVDPADADEMARAETLNARLMRRAIAMGGTCTGEHGIGYGKIDFLELERGASMRVMAAIKQALDPRGVMNPGKVLRQRSV is encoded by the coding sequence ATGAACGAAGCATCCCTCGCGCCGCGCGCGCGCCCAGTCGCCGCTGTGATCCGCCAACTGCGCGGACGCTTCAGCGATCGCTGCGCAACCGGCCAGGCGCTGCGCGACCAGCACGGCAAGGACGTGTCCTTCCACCCGCTGCATGCGCCCGACGCGGTGGTGTTCGCCGAATCGACCGAGGAGGTGTCCGCCATCGCGCGGCTGTGCCACGCGGCCTCGGTGCCGATGATCCCGTTCGGCACCGGCACCTCGTGCGAAGGCGGCGTCGCGGCGCTGCATGGCGGCATCTGCATCGATCTTTCGCGCATGAATGCCGTGCTCGAGATCCACGAGGCCGACTTCGATTGCCGCGTGCAGGCCGGCGTGACGCGCAAGCAGCTCAATGCGGCGCTGCACGGCAGCGGCCTGCATTTCCCGATCGACCCCGGCGCCGATGCCTCGATCGGCGGCATGGTGTCGACGCGCGCCTCGGGCACCAACGCCGTGCGCTACGGCACCATGCGCGAGAGCGTGATGTCGCTCGAGGTGGTGCTGCCCGACGGCGAGGTGGTGCGCACCGGCGGCCGCGCCCGCAAGTCGGCCGCGGGCTACGACCTCACACACCTGTTCACCGGTGCCGAGGGCACGCTGGGCATCGTGACCGAGGTAGGCCTGCGGCTGCATCCGCTGCCGGAGCAGATCGCGGCCGCGCGCTGCGGCTTTCCCGATCTGCGCGCGGCCATCGACGCGGTCACCGCGATCATGCAGACCGGGGTGCCGGTGGGCCGCATCGAGTTCCTCGATGCGCAGCAGGTCGAGGCCTGCAACCGCTACGCGAAGCTCGGGCTGCCGGTCATGCCCACCCTGTTCCTCGAGTTCCACGGCGCGCCCGAGAGCGTGGTGCAGCAGGTGCGCGTGGCCGAGGAACTCGCGGCCGAGCACGGCGGCGTGGGCTTTGCCTGGGCCGACACGCCCGAGGCGCGCAGCCGGCTCTGGCAGGCGCGCCACGATGTGTGGTGGGCCGCGCTCGCGCTGCGCCCCGGCTGCCAGGGCATGCCCACCGATGCCTGCGTCCCGATCTCGCGCCTGAGCGAGGCGGTGCTGGCGGCGCGCGCGGACGTCGAGGAACTCGGGCTCACGGCGCCGATGTGCGGCCACGTGGGCGACGGCAACTTCCACCTGTGCGTGGTGGTCGATCCCGCCGATGCCGACGAGATGGCGCGCGCCGAGACGCTCAACGCGCGGCTGATGCGCCGCGCCATCGCGATGGGCGGCACCTGCACCGGCGAGCACGGCATCGGCTACGGCAAGATCGACTTCCTCGAGCTCGAGCGCGGCGCCTCGATGCGCGTGATGGCGGCGATCAAGCAGGCGCTCGATCCGCGCGGGGTCATGAACCCCGGCAAGGTGCTGCGGCAACGCAGCGTCTGA
- a CDS encoding ABC transporter substrate-binding protein, which translates to MIKIAKARFRAAAFGAALCFAALSGARADINVGVVVSATGPAASVGVTQQRTVAVLPATAGGEKINYILLDDASDTSTTVKNVRKLISESAIDLLIGPSLTPNSLAVLDVLVESGTPMISLAGSGAIVEPVDDRKRWAFKTPQSDTHMATGIVKHMADNGVKRVAFIGFNDAYGEGWWREFGKLAELRGIEVVANERYTRTDASVTGQVLKLLASQPDAVFIAASGTPAVLPQATLFDRGYRGKVYQTHGVANNDFLRVGGTKLEGTFVPAGPVLVAEQLPDSHPAKKPSLEFIRKYEALPNAGQRSTFAAYLWDAALILQDAAPRALKGARPGTPEFRKALRDAIESTQDLHATNGVYSLGPKDHIGLDQRSRVMVRIEKGSWKYIP; encoded by the coding sequence ATGATCAAGATTGCAAAGGCCCGCTTCCGGGCTGCCGCCTTCGGCGCGGCACTGTGCTTCGCGGCGCTCTCGGGCGCGCGGGCGGACATCAACGTGGGCGTGGTGGTCTCGGCCACCGGGCCCGCGGCCTCGGTGGGCGTGACCCAGCAGCGAACGGTAGCGGTGCTGCCCGCCACCGCGGGCGGCGAGAAGATCAACTACATCCTGCTCGACGACGCCTCCGACACCTCGACCACGGTCAAGAACGTGCGCAAGCTGATCTCCGAGTCGGCGATCGACCTGCTGATCGGGCCGAGCCTCACGCCCAACTCGCTGGCCGTGCTCGACGTGCTGGTGGAGAGCGGCACGCCGATGATCAGCCTCGCGGGGTCGGGCGCCATCGTCGAACCGGTGGACGATCGCAAGCGCTGGGCCTTCAAGACGCCGCAGAGCGACACCCACATGGCGACCGGCATCGTCAAGCACATGGCCGACAACGGCGTGAAGCGCGTGGCCTTCATCGGCTTCAACGACGCCTACGGCGAAGGCTGGTGGCGCGAGTTCGGCAAGCTCGCCGAGCTGCGCGGAATCGAGGTGGTCGCGAACGAGCGCTACACGCGCACCGACGCCTCGGTCACCGGGCAGGTACTCAAGCTGCTGGCCTCGCAGCCCGACGCGGTGTTCATCGCGGCCTCGGGCACGCCCGCGGTGCTGCCGCAGGCCACGCTGTTCGACCGCGGCTACCGCGGCAAGGTCTACCAGACCCATGGCGTGGCGAACAACGATTTCCTGCGCGTGGGCGGCACCAAGCTCGAGGGCACCTTCGTGCCGGCCGGCCCGGTGCTGGTGGCCGAGCAGCTGCCCGACAGCCACCCGGCGAAGAAGCCCTCGCTCGAATTCATCCGCAAGTACGAGGCGCTGCCCAATGCGGGCCAGCGCTCCACCTTCGCGGCCTACCTCTGGGATGCGGCGCTGATCCTGCAGGACGCGGCGCCGCGCGCGCTCAAGGGCGCCAGGCCCGGCACGCCCGAATTCCGCAAGGCGCTGCGCGACGCGATCGAGTCCACGCAGGACCTGCATGCCACCAACGGCGTCTACAGCCTCGGGCCCAAGGACCACATCGGCCTGGATCAGCGCAGCCGAGTGATGGTGCGCATCGAGAAGGGCAGCTGGAAGTACATCCCCTGA
- a CDS encoding 2Fe-2S iron-sulfur cluster binding domain-containing protein codes for MSRTIVVNEALRFGVPEGEIILDAALSQGVVLPHQCRGASCGMCKARVTQGAVDNGWSLGLAISDQEIAEGFCLMCQARPVSAEVHLSTVQPIPGGEGSAVQSFEARVLCNTPLTPRVRRLVLQACEPARFEAQAGAYVELALPGLSPHRRYSLATVPSSDGLIELLVARHPGGAASGHIHDLLQPGDSVGVTGPYGTCRLPEGEGPVLGLAGGTGLAPVLSIMEDALSNGDTSQMTLVFSVRDDAELMLMDRLARLARAHPNFRYALLVTEARSRFCPKQQYAPSWLRENHGSLAGARAVIGGSPGFVTACSDTCIALGMASTAISADSFTPVAQT; via the coding sequence ATGAGCCGAACGATCGTCGTCAACGAGGCCCTGCGCTTCGGCGTGCCCGAAGGCGAGATCATCCTCGACGCCGCGCTGTCGCAGGGCGTGGTGCTGCCGCACCAGTGCCGCGGCGCCTCCTGCGGCATGTGCAAGGCGCGCGTCACACAGGGCGCGGTCGACAACGGCTGGTCGCTGGGTCTCGCGATCTCGGACCAGGAGATCGCCGAGGGCTTCTGCCTGATGTGCCAGGCGCGGCCGGTGAGCGCGGAGGTGCACCTGAGCACGGTGCAGCCGATCCCGGGAGGCGAGGGCTCCGCCGTGCAGAGCTTCGAGGCGCGTGTGCTGTGCAACACGCCGCTTACGCCGCGCGTGCGGCGGCTGGTGCTGCAGGCGTGCGAGCCGGCCCGCTTCGAGGCGCAGGCCGGCGCCTACGTCGAGCTCGCGCTGCCGGGCCTGTCGCCGCACCGGCGCTACAGCCTCGCGACCGTGCCTTCGAGCGACGGCCTGATCGAGCTGCTGGTGGCGCGCCATCCGGGCGGCGCGGCCAGCGGCCACATCCACGACCTGCTGCAGCCCGGCGATAGCGTGGGCGTGACCGGGCCGTACGGCACCTGCCGGCTGCCCGAGGGCGAGGGTCCGGTGCTAGGCCTCGCGGGCGGCACCGGCCTGGCGCCGGTGCTCTCGATCATGGAGGACGCGCTCTCGAACGGCGACACAAGCCAGATGACGCTGGTGTTCTCGGTGCGCGACGACGCCGAGCTGATGTTGATGGACCGCCTCGCGCGGCTGGCCCGTGCACATCCGAACTTCCGCTACGCGCTGCTGGTGACCGAGGCGCGCAGCCGCTTCTGTCCGAAGCAGCAGTACGCGCCCTCCTGGCTGCGCGAGAACCATGGCTCGCTGGCGGGCGCACGGGCGGTGATCGGAGGCTCGCCGGGCTTCGTTACCGCCTGTTCCGACACCTGCATCGCGTTGGGCATGGCGAGCACGGCGATCTCGGCCGACAGCTTCACGCCGGTGGCGCAGACCTAG
- a CDS encoding branched-chain amino acid ABC transporter permease, with product MDMQIFGLLVQDGLASGAVYVLLALALVMVFTVTRIVFVPQGEFVSCSVLTIAAFQQGQAPGLAVPVAAVALLACGMETAERLRQRNLAGLGARLALLGALPLAACAFAWFGVDARSPAWMQTAAAVALVTVMGPLIYRTVFRPMGNASPLVLLVAAIALHFVLVALGLYVFGPEGSRLPGFELPAGLLAGLPVAPQTLAVVAASAVLVAVFFAFFGHTLSGKALRATAVCRDGARLVGISPDHSGELALTIAAFIGAVSGVLIGPFTTIYYDSGFLLALKGFVGAIVGGLSGYVLAAAGSLVVGLLEAFSSYGASAAKEIIVFALIVPLLLWRSLADPHSQEAS from the coding sequence ATGGACATGCAGATCTTCGGCCTGCTGGTGCAGGACGGCCTCGCGAGCGGCGCCGTCTACGTGCTGCTGGCGCTGGCGCTCGTGATGGTCTTCACCGTGACGCGCATCGTGTTCGTTCCGCAGGGCGAATTCGTCAGCTGCAGCGTGCTGACCATCGCGGCCTTCCAGCAGGGCCAGGCTCCGGGGCTGGCGGTGCCGGTCGCGGCGGTGGCCCTGCTGGCCTGCGGCATGGAAACCGCCGAGCGCCTGCGACAGCGCAACCTCGCGGGGCTCGGTGCCCGGCTCGCGCTGCTCGGCGCGCTGCCGCTGGCGGCCTGCGCCTTCGCCTGGTTCGGCGTCGATGCGCGCTCGCCGGCCTGGATGCAGACGGCCGCTGCGGTGGCGCTGGTCACGGTGATGGGGCCGCTGATCTACCGCACGGTGTTCCGGCCGATGGGCAATGCCTCGCCGCTGGTGCTGCTGGTGGCGGCGATCGCGCTGCACTTCGTGCTGGTGGCGCTGGGCCTGTACGTGTTCGGGCCCGAGGGCTCGCGGCTGCCAGGCTTCGAACTGCCGGCCGGCCTGCTCGCGGGACTGCCGGTGGCGCCGCAGACGCTGGCGGTGGTGGCGGCGAGCGCCGTGCTGGTGGCCGTGTTCTTCGCCTTCTTCGGCCACACCCTGAGCGGCAAGGCGCTGCGCGCCACCGCCGTGTGCCGCGACGGCGCGCGGCTGGTCGGCATCTCGCCCGACCACTCGGGCGAACTGGCGCTGACCATCGCCGCCTTCATCGGCGCGGTCTCGGGCGTGCTGATTGGTCCGTTCACCACCATCTACTACGACTCGGGCTTCCTGCTCGCGCTCAAGGGCTTCGTCGGCGCGATCGTCGGTGGTCTCTCGGGCTACGTCCTCGCCGCCGCGGGCTCCCTCGTGGTGGGCCTGCTCGAGGCCTTCTCGTCCTACGGCGCGAGTGCCGCCAAGGAGATCATCGTGTTCGCATTGATCGTGCCGCTGCTCTTGTGGCGTTCGCTGGCCGACCCGCATTCGCAGGAGGCTTCATGA